One Edaphobacter flagellatus genomic region harbors:
- the lon gene encoding endopeptidase La — protein sequence MANDFVSVIKPTAMNTEGGEGVDSRRPVPVLPVRDTVLFPHAVLPLTVGRESSIQLIQSLGEEKSILVVAQRDARQDAPQAADLYAIGTRATVHKVVKMPNQSLFVFTEGNERVHLGEFTQLTPFMTAEYESIAETEMEKTPETEALQRNVVSQFQQIVTSSPTLSDDLQTIAINIEEPGRLVDFIAASLPFLTTTDKQDLLETADVTKRLERINKHLAKEIEVQQLRNKIQSEVQDSVQQSQRDYYLREQLKAIQKELGDVDESQKDITELKEKIEAAGMPEETKKDALKELSRLSRMSPMAADYSLTRNYVEWLAVLPWSKGSAGEVDIKKAKEILDEDHYGLKKVKDRILDYLSVRRLKPDMKGPILCFVGPPGVGKTSLGRSIAKALGRKFSRISLGGMHDEAEIRGHRRTYIGALPGQIIQHLKRVEVNDPVFMLDEIDKLGRDFRGDPASALLETLDPEQNNTFRDNYLDQPFDLSKVLFICTANQLDTIPGPLLDRMEIIELTGYTEEEKVNIAVKYLVPRQVKENGVDPAMLDFPTESVALVARHYTREAGVRRLEQQIGTVCRKVARKIAEGATEKITVTPELIHEFLGGIKVRVDTEIAERTKRAGVAVGLAWTPAGGDVLFIEANKMKGKGGFTITGQIGDVMKESMQAALTWVRSNAGKFGLEEDFTKDTDIHIHVPAGAIPKDGPSAGITMATALVSLLTDTPVHPLTAMTGEITLSGNVLPVGGIKEKFLAAKRAGVRDVILPLECKTQVQEDLTPDQIEGVKIHYATRIEEVLAIALPTTVQEVVHDEAVRDEVIHAAVV from the coding sequence ATGGCGAACGACTTCGTAAGTGTGATCAAACCAACAGCAATGAATACCGAGGGTGGCGAAGGTGTGGACAGCCGGCGTCCGGTACCGGTTCTTCCGGTTCGGGACACGGTTTTGTTTCCGCATGCGGTGCTGCCGTTGACGGTCGGGCGCGAGAGCTCGATTCAGCTGATCCAGTCGCTGGGTGAAGAGAAGTCGATCCTGGTGGTGGCGCAGCGGGATGCGCGGCAGGATGCTCCACAGGCGGCCGATCTTTACGCAATAGGAACGCGCGCGACGGTGCATAAGGTCGTGAAGATGCCGAACCAGAGTCTTTTCGTATTTACGGAAGGCAATGAGCGTGTGCATCTGGGCGAGTTTACGCAGCTAACGCCATTTATGACGGCGGAGTATGAGTCGATCGCCGAGACGGAGATGGAGAAGACTCCGGAGACGGAGGCGCTACAGCGGAACGTGGTGAGCCAGTTCCAGCAGATTGTGACTTCGTCGCCGACGTTGTCGGACGATCTGCAGACGATTGCGATCAATATCGAAGAGCCGGGACGGCTGGTCGACTTTATTGCGGCTTCGCTGCCGTTTTTGACGACGACGGACAAGCAGGATCTGCTGGAGACGGCGGATGTGACGAAGCGGCTGGAGCGAATCAACAAGCATCTGGCGAAGGAGATCGAGGTTCAGCAACTGCGGAACAAGATCCAGAGCGAGGTGCAGGACTCCGTACAGCAGTCGCAGCGGGACTACTACCTGCGTGAGCAGTTGAAGGCGATTCAGAAGGAACTGGGCGACGTTGATGAGAGCCAGAAGGACATCACGGAGCTCAAGGAGAAGATTGAAGCGGCCGGGATGCCGGAGGAGACGAAGAAGGATGCTCTGAAGGAGCTTTCGCGTCTGAGCCGGATGAGTCCGATGGCGGCGGATTACAGCCTGACACGGAATTACGTGGAGTGGCTGGCGGTGCTGCCGTGGTCGAAGGGCTCGGCGGGCGAGGTGGACATCAAGAAGGCGAAGGAGATTCTTGATGAGGACCACTACGGGCTGAAGAAGGTGAAGGACCGGATTCTGGATTACCTGTCTGTTCGGCGGTTGAAGCCGGATATGAAGGGGCCGATCCTGTGCTTTGTCGGGCCTCCTGGTGTTGGTAAGACTTCGCTGGGGCGGTCGATTGCGAAGGCGCTGGGGCGTAAGTTCTCGCGTATCTCGCTGGGCGGCATGCATGACGAGGCAGAGATCCGCGGACATCGCCGGACGTATATCGGCGCGCTGCCGGGACAGATTATTCAGCACCTGAAGAGGGTGGAGGTGAATGATCCGGTCTTCATGCTGGATGAGATCGATAAGCTGGGACGCGATTTTCGCGGCGATCCGGCGAGCGCGTTGCTTGAGACGCTGGACCCGGAGCAGAACAATACGTTCCGCGACAACTATCTGGATCAGCCGTTCGATCTGAGCAAGGTGCTGTTTATCTGCACGGCGAACCAGCTGGACACGATTCCGGGGCCGCTGCTGGACCGTATGGAGATCATCGAGCTGACCGGTTATACGGAGGAGGAGAAGGTCAACATTGCGGTGAAGTACCTGGTTCCCCGGCAGGTGAAGGAGAACGGTGTCGATCCGGCGATGCTGGACTTCCCGACGGAAAGTGTGGCGCTGGTCGCGCGGCACTATACGCGTGAGGCCGGTGTTCGCAGGCTGGAGCAGCAGATTGGAACCGTGTGCCGCAAGGTGGCGAGAAAGATTGCCGAGGGCGCGACGGAGAAGATCACGGTGACACCGGAGCTGATCCACGAGTTTCTGGGCGGGATCAAGGTCCGCGTGGATACGGAGATCGCGGAGCGGACGAAGCGTGCGGGCGTGGCGGTTGGCCTGGCATGGACACCGGCGGGCGGCGATGTGCTCTTTATCGAGGCGAACAAGATGAAGGGCAAGGGCGGCTTTACGATCACGGGCCAAATCGGCGATGTGATGAAGGAGAGCATGCAGGCGGCGCTGACCTGGGTGCGCTCGAACGCGGGCAAGTTCGGCCTGGAGGAGGACTTCACGAAGGACACGGATATTCATATCCATGTGCCTGCGGGGGCGATCCCGAAGGATGGGCCTTCGGCCGGCATTACGATGGCGACGGCGCTGGTGAGTCTGTTGACGGACACGCCGGTGCATCCGCTGACGGCGATGACGGGCGAGATTACGCTGAGCGGCAATGTGCTGCCGGTGGGAGGCATCAAGGAGAAGTTCCTTGCGGCGAAACGCGCGGGAGTGCGGGACGTGATTCTTCCACTGGAGTGCAAGACGCAGGTGCAGGAGGATCTGACGCCGGATCAGATTGAAGGCGTAAAGATCCACTATGCGACGCGGATCGAAGAGGTACTTGCGATTGCGCTGCCGACGACGGTGCAGGAGGTTGTGCATGATGAGGCGGTGCGCGATGAGGTGATCCACGCGGCTGTTGTGTAA
- the pheA gene encoding prephenate dehydratase, with the protein MRIAIQGEAGSNSHMATAAMLGNEVADLRIVPCNVSAEVMSRLMSGDVDAAVLPIENSLHGSVAEHYDLLLELDVRIERESLLRIRHNLIAAPGVELGDVRHVISHPVALSQCRRFFASHPEFSVMPFYDTAGSVKHVMAEGLKDTAGVAPELAAKEYGGNVLLAGIEDNAQNFTRFHLIRRTIDPPLKSTEQDNKMSLAFAIEHRPGTLVAALERLARAGVDLTKIESRPVPGSPWEYVFYVDVRFDSPDRAETAVAALTEHCRMVKVLGRYRAAAE; encoded by the coding sequence TTGCGTATAGCGATTCAGGGTGAAGCGGGTTCCAACAGTCACATGGCGACGGCGGCGATGCTGGGCAACGAGGTTGCGGATCTTCGCATCGTGCCTTGCAACGTTTCGGCCGAGGTGATGTCTCGGCTGATGTCCGGTGATGTTGATGCCGCGGTGCTTCCGATTGAGAACAGTCTGCATGGCTCGGTCGCGGAGCACTACGATCTTCTGCTTGAGCTGGATGTGCGGATCGAGCGCGAGAGCCTGCTGCGGATTCGTCACAACCTGATTGCTGCGCCTGGTGTGGAGCTTGGCGATGTGCGGCACGTGATCTCGCATCCGGTGGCGTTGTCGCAGTGCCGGCGCTTTTTTGCGTCGCACCCGGAGTTTTCGGTGATGCCGTTTTACGATACGGCAGGCTCGGTGAAGCATGTGATGGCGGAAGGGTTAAAGGACACGGCTGGCGTCGCTCCGGAGCTGGCGGCGAAGGAATATGGTGGCAACGTTCTGCTTGCCGGGATCGAAGACAATGCGCAGAACTTTACGCGGTTCCATCTGATCCGGCGGACGATCGATCCTCCGCTGAAGTCGACCGAGCAGGACAACAAGATGAGCCTCGCGTTTGCGATCGAGCACCGTCCGGGGACGCTGGTGGCGGCGCTGGAGCGGCTGGCTCGGGCAGGCGTTGACCTGACGAAGATTGAGTCGCGTCCGGTTCCGGGATCGCCGTGGGAGTATGTCTTCTACGTCGATGTGCGGTTCGATTCACCAGACAGGGCAGAGACAGCGGTGGCGGCACTGACGGAGCACTGCCGGATGGTCAAGGTGCTGGGGCGGTACCGGGCGGCGGCTGAGTAG
- a CDS encoding lmo0937 family membrane protein, whose product MLWTITIILFILWVLGLVSSYTLGGWIHILLVLALIVLIFNLLSGRKAL is encoded by the coding sequence ATGCTTTGGACAATCACCATCATCCTGTTCATCCTCTGGGTTCTCGGCCTGGTCAGCAGCTACACGCTCGGCGGATGGATTCATATCCTTCTCGTCCTGGCGCTCATTGTCCTCATCTTCAACCTGCTGTCTGGCCGAAAGGCTCTCTAG
- a CDS encoding CsbD family protein — MNKETLEGKFDQVAGAVKQKVGETVGNQKLASSGVADQVKGAAKETWGKAKDAATSSDTEAKVHDMKQHAEEKLDEAREKVVDTAQNIKNKINEKIDSFRDQHTNRG, encoded by the coding sequence ATGAATAAAGAAACTCTCGAAGGAAAATTCGATCAGGTCGCAGGTGCCGTAAAGCAGAAGGTCGGCGAAACCGTCGGCAACCAGAAGCTCGCTTCCTCAGGCGTCGCCGATCAGGTCAAAGGCGCCGCGAAAGAGACCTGGGGAAAGGCAAAGGATGCAGCTACCTCCAGCGATACCGAAGCCAAAGTGCATGACATGAAGCAACACGCAGAAGAGAAGCTGGACGAGGCGCGCGAAAAGGTCGTCGACACCGCGCAGAACATCAAGAACAAGATCAACGAAAAAATCGATTCCTTCCGCGATCAGCATACGAATCGCGGCTAA
- a CDS encoding UbiA-like polyprenyltransferase, with amino-acid sequence MTSLWKSTATTLEMIKWEHSIFALPFALTGAVLAAGAWPPMRVLGWIVVCMVAARSAAMAFNRLVDAKIDAANPRTAMRALPAGTLTGGFVVGFVLISSAVFVLGAAMLNRLTLILAPVALIVVLAYSYMKRVTRWSHLVLGLALGIAPSAAWIAVRGSLDARIVVLTFAVLLWVGGFDVLYACQDFEHDRKVGLNSVPQAFGLEGAFWIARVMHLGMLAMLCWVVVLFGLGKVAMLGVAVVAILLLYEHSIISPKDMRRMNAAFFTLNGVISVLFFGFIAADVLMRR; translated from the coding sequence ATGACTTCGTTGTGGAAGAGTACGGCGACGACGCTGGAGATGATCAAGTGGGAGCACTCGATCTTTGCGTTGCCTTTTGCGTTGACGGGAGCGGTGCTGGCAGCGGGAGCGTGGCCTCCGATGCGCGTGCTGGGATGGATTGTGGTTTGCATGGTTGCTGCGCGTTCGGCGGCGATGGCATTCAATCGGCTGGTGGACGCGAAGATCGATGCGGCGAATCCGCGGACGGCAATGCGCGCGCTGCCTGCAGGAACGTTGACGGGAGGCTTTGTCGTTGGCTTTGTGCTGATTTCGTCGGCAGTGTTTGTGCTTGGCGCGGCGATGTTGAACCGTTTGACGTTGATTCTTGCTCCTGTGGCTTTGATCGTGGTGCTGGCTTACAGCTACATGAAGCGGGTAACGCGCTGGTCGCATCTTGTGCTTGGGCTTGCGCTGGGGATTGCGCCTTCGGCCGCATGGATTGCAGTGCGCGGCTCGCTGGATGCTCGCATCGTGGTGCTGACGTTTGCGGTGCTGCTGTGGGTTGGCGGCTTCGATGTGCTGTATGCGTGCCAGGACTTCGAGCATGATCGTAAGGTTGGATTGAACAGCGTTCCTCAGGCTTTCGGGCTTGAAGGTGCTTTCTGGATCGCGCGTGTGATGCATCTCGGCATGCTGGCGATGCTGTGCTGGGTGGTGGTCCTGTTTGGGTTGGGTAAGGTGGCGATGCTGGGCGTCGCGGTGGTTGCGATCTTGCTGCTCTATGAGCATTCGATCATTTCGCCGAAGGACATGCGAAGAATGAATGCTGCGTTCTTTACACTGAATGGCGTGATTTCGGTGCTGTTCTTCGGATTTATTGCGGCAGATGTGCTGATGCGGCGCTAA
- a CDS encoding BON domain-containing protein, which produces MSKHGKMVHRVFAFGLLLGLLPAFAAKGIAQTSEDSQIQADVAKALDNKRFKDVKAAVQNGMVTLTGTVDLYADKEDADKKAHHRKHVKGVQNQIEVAGPTIDDVTLRNKLAEKLTYDRVGYGTTAFNAFTIGVQNGVVTLGGVAYGPMDKDSAISLVSNFPGVKDVVDDIEVAPVSPMDDRIRLATARAVYGAAQLNKYAIDPAKPIRITVVNGNVTLSGVVDNQGDKDVANIRANSVPGVFKVVNNLQVAGATQEK; this is translated from the coding sequence ATGAGCAAGCACGGAAAGATGGTTCATCGAGTATTCGCCTTCGGATTGTTGCTTGGTTTACTGCCTGCCTTCGCTGCGAAGGGGATTGCACAGACGTCAGAAGACTCTCAAATTCAGGCCGATGTTGCGAAAGCTCTGGATAATAAGCGATTTAAGGACGTGAAAGCCGCGGTGCAGAACGGCATGGTGACGCTGACCGGAACCGTCGATCTATACGCGGACAAGGAAGATGCCGACAAGAAGGCGCATCATCGCAAACACGTGAAAGGTGTGCAGAACCAGATTGAGGTTGCTGGCCCGACGATAGATGACGTCACGTTACGCAATAAGCTTGCTGAGAAGTTGACGTACGATCGCGTCGGTTATGGAACGACGGCCTTCAATGCGTTCACCATCGGTGTGCAGAATGGTGTGGTGACGCTGGGTGGCGTGGCTTACGGCCCGATGGATAAAGACTCGGCCATCAGCCTGGTCTCCAACTTCCCTGGAGTGAAGGACGTTGTAGACGACATCGAAGTTGCACCTGTCTCGCCGATGGACGATCGCATTCGTCTGGCGACGGCGAGAGCCGTTTACGGTGCGGCACAGCTGAATAAGTATGCGATCGATCCGGCGAAGCCGATCCGGATTACGGTCGTCAACGGCAACGTGACGCTTTCCGGCGTGGTCGATAATCAGGGCGATAAGGATGTTGCGAACATCCGGGCAAACAGCGTTCCTGGAGTCTTCAAGGTAGTCAATAATCTACAGGTTGCGGGAGCGACGCAGGAGAAGTAA